The Leptospira sp. WS39.C2 genome contains a region encoding:
- a CDS encoding TolC family protein — protein MEQRSWVSSALVLFISFGLLAAESDGKGFTLSLKDAVRYAIENNREVLQARLELAKADSNLMKYEAKYSWRAVSRAEIDQKKFPFNQNNIFTGTRTQTNTYSAGIEKLFTTGTYFKLEAKSQRFDSNAFENPNQTPAGFTALGLPPLYTDSLSITIAQDLLKNAFGANERNMEKILENQTEIMREQMEDQVASKVVATLVDYWNYSVKESGYQTFEQLLKNTKNVRDLTIRKQGLGLSESFEVNQWNALLSQVEGQMAQASAEKEEARRKLIRSLNLPDDTVFQKTTPLSETLPEKLDYQADIDYAYKHRADFRAIQRKKENAELSMKMAKNEALPSLKAAGTYGYQAQNTISPQNNYSDSRNGVLSYQYPVMQGSLDLSYPIMDKGVKVGIRDAEIQKRQVSLEEADLVKAVSDDVKTRIDILKASFRVMENAKRTEEESRKYYNGVLRSFQQGRFNALAVKNALDTLVQDQLSLVRAKVDYNINLHRYYVAKNALFEEYGVDRAKLLPENL, from the coding sequence ATGGAACAACGTTCATGGGTTTCTAGTGCATTGGTTCTCTTCATTTCCTTCGGTCTTCTCGCAGCCGAATCGGATGGAAAAGGTTTTACCTTAAGTTTAAAAGATGCGGTTCGGTATGCGATTGAAAACAACCGAGAAGTGTTACAAGCAAGATTGGAACTCGCAAAAGCGGATTCCAATTTAATGAAATATGAAGCAAAGTATTCTTGGCGTGCGGTTTCCAGAGCGGAAATCGACCAAAAGAAATTTCCTTTCAACCAAAACAATATCTTCACGGGAACAAGAACCCAAACCAATACTTATAGTGCTGGAATTGAAAAACTTTTCACTACGGGAACGTATTTCAAACTTGAAGCAAAATCACAACGTTTTGACTCAAACGCATTTGAAAACCCGAACCAAACTCCTGCGGGATTTACAGCCTTAGGACTACCTCCTCTTTACACGGACTCACTTTCCATCACCATTGCACAGGACCTTCTCAAAAATGCCTTTGGTGCCAATGAAAGGAATATGGAAAAAATCCTTGAGAACCAAACTGAAATTATGCGGGAACAAATGGAAGACCAAGTTGCCTCGAAAGTGGTTGCCACTCTCGTCGATTACTGGAATTATTCTGTCAAAGAATCCGGTTACCAAACATTTGAGCAGTTATTAAAAAATACAAAAAACGTAAGAGATCTTACCATTCGTAAACAAGGACTCGGACTCTCTGAAAGTTTTGAAGTCAACCAATGGAATGCCCTTCTCTCCCAAGTAGAAGGTCAAATGGCGCAAGCCAGTGCCGAAAAAGAAGAAGCTCGACGAAAACTCATCCGTTCCCTGAACCTTCCTGACGATACAGTGTTCCAAAAAACCACTCCGCTCTCAGAAACATTACCTGAGAAATTGGATTACCAAGCAGACATTGATTATGCTTACAAACATAGAGCTGATTTTCGTGCCATCCAAAGGAAAAAAGAAAATGCAGAACTTTCTATGAAGATGGCAAAAAACGAAGCTTTGCCTTCATTAAAAGCAGCTGGAACCTATGGGTACCAGGCTCAAAATACGATTAGCCCTCAAAACAATTATTCGGACAGCCGCAACGGAGTTCTTTCTTACCAATACCCAGTCATGCAAGGATCTCTTGATCTAAGTTACCCAATTATGGACAAAGGGGTAAAAGTAGGAATCAGAGATGCAGAGATACAAAAACGCCAAGTGTCTTTAGAAGAAGCTGATTTAGTAAAAGCAGTGTCTGACGATGTAAAAACTCGTATCGATATTTTAAAAGCTTCCTTCCGTGTGATGGAAAATGCAAAACGAACAGAAGAAGAATCACGTAAGTATTACAATGGAGTGTTACGATCGTTCCAACAAGGGCGATTCAATGCACTTGCTGTCAAAAATGCTTTGGACACATTGGTACAAGACCAATTATCACTTGTGAGAGCAAAAGTTGATTACAACATCAATTTACATAGATACTATGTTGCAAAAAATGCATTATTTGAAGAATACGGAGTGGATCGGGCCAAACTCCTTCCTGAAAATCTCTAA
- a CDS encoding FmdB family zinc ribbon protein translates to MATYDYHCNTCGKDFEHVQSMKDDALTECLCEKKGSVERRISASAGIIFKGSGFYVTDYKKESTPSTPSSSDSGNT, encoded by the coding sequence ATGGCAACTTACGATTACCATTGCAACACATGTGGAAAAGACTTTGAACACGTACAATCCATGAAGGATGATGCTTTGACGGAATGCCTTTGTGAAAAAAAAGGATCTGTAGAAAGAAGGATCTCTGCGAGTGCAGGGATCATTTTCAAAGGATCTGGTTTTTACGTGACTGATTACAAAAAAGAAAGTACCCCGTCCACTCCTTCCAGCAGTGATTCTGGGAACACATAA